A single region of the Streptomyces vilmorinianum genome encodes:
- a CDS encoding relaxase/mobilization nuclease domain-containing protein: MIANIVKPGHKTRGVLNYLYGPGRANEHTDPHLVAAWDDFVPDPGRNPDASLAQLADVLDLRVKQAGHKAPKNHVWHCSIRAAPEDRHLSDDEWATIARRVLNATGIAPASDPDACRWVAVRHADDHIHIVATKVRGDLRPPRNWNDFLRADKKLVAIEKEYGLRQVPRGDRTAAKRPTRAEQEKARRTGKARTSREHLRTITRTAVSAATTTEEFFRLIEGAGALVDVQYFPSGDVRGYRVALAGDTNAQGGPVWFSGSTLAPDLSYPKITERLATTEAHPANQTETPAWRRLSIAIDRTPDHLAHSEDEAGQAHIAVLAEALDALPLVAPVSLQAQLMQAATAFERAGRSGIRAHHQQAQATRRAVKAVLRVPPPRDGALLTIVLDALLLAVIAAQHWHRAHDHTQQAQAARQAAEHLRVAYRAAAAEPLAVIHHQGRHLARPLLERQAAVVRHALPDLAEQILAEPAWPTLATALNDATAAGHGDPAALLAQAARHRELDTAADLAEVLTWRLKRLPNVAVGEPSHDRTAGRVQPGPATPTPRATRPGSLPRNR, translated from the coding sequence TTGATCGCGAACATCGTCAAGCCCGGCCACAAGACCCGGGGCGTCCTGAACTACCTCTACGGGCCCGGCCGCGCCAACGAGCACACCGACCCTCACCTCGTCGCCGCGTGGGACGACTTCGTGCCCGACCCCGGCCGCAACCCCGACGCCAGCCTTGCCCAGCTCGCCGACGTCCTTGACCTGCGGGTCAAGCAGGCCGGCCACAAGGCGCCGAAGAACCACGTCTGGCACTGCTCGATCCGCGCCGCGCCCGAAGACCGCCACCTGTCCGACGACGAGTGGGCCACCATCGCCCGCCGCGTGCTGAACGCCACCGGCATCGCCCCGGCCAGCGACCCCGATGCCTGCCGCTGGGTCGCCGTCCGCCACGCCGACGACCACATCCACATCGTCGCCACCAAGGTTCGAGGCGACCTCCGCCCACCCCGGAACTGGAACGACTTCCTGCGCGCCGACAAAAAACTCGTCGCCATCGAGAAGGAATACGGGCTCCGCCAGGTCCCACGCGGCGACCGCACCGCCGCCAAGCGCCCCACCCGAGCCGAACAGGAGAAGGCCCGCCGCACGGGGAAAGCCCGGACCTCCCGCGAGCACCTCCGCACCATCACCCGGACCGCCGTCTCGGCCGCCACAACCACCGAGGAGTTCTTCCGGCTCATCGAGGGAGCCGGCGCGCTCGTCGATGTCCAGTACTTCCCTTCGGGGGACGTCCGCGGCTACAGGGTCGCCCTCGCCGGCGACACCAACGCCCAGGGCGGGCCTGTCTGGTTCTCCGGCTCCACCCTCGCCCCCGACCTCTCCTACCCCAAGATCACCGAACGCCTCGCGACCACGGAAGCACACCCTGCCAACCAGACCGAAACACCGGCCTGGCGACGACTCTCCATCGCCATCGACCGGACGCCCGACCACCTCGCCCACAGCGAGGACGAGGCCGGACAGGCCCACATCGCCGTCCTCGCCGAAGCCCTCGACGCACTCCCCCTGGTCGCACCCGTCAGCCTCCAGGCCCAGCTGATGCAGGCAGCCACAGCGTTCGAGCGCGCCGGACGCTCCGGCATACGAGCCCATCACCAGCAGGCCCAGGCCACACGACGGGCGGTGAAGGCCGTCCTGCGCGTGCCCCCACCCAGGGACGGAGCCCTCCTCACGATCGTCCTCGACGCCCTCCTGCTTGCGGTCATCGCCGCCCAGCACTGGCACCGCGCCCACGACCACACCCAGCAGGCCCAAGCCGCCCGACAAGCAGCCGAGCACCTCCGTGTCGCCTACCGTGCCGCAGCCGCCGAGCCTCTGGCCGTCATCCACCACCAGGGTCGGCACCTCGCCCGGCCGCTCTTGGAGCGGCAGGCCGCCGTGGTGCGCCATGCGCTCCCCGACCTGGCCGAGCAGATCCTCGCCGAACCCGCCTGGCCCACCCTCGCCACCGCTCTCAACGACGCCACGGCAGCCGGTCACGGCGACCCCGCCGCGCTCCTCGCCCAAGCCGCGCGCCACCGCGAACTCGACACTGCCGCCGACCTCGCCGAAGTCCTCACGTGGCGCCTGAAGCGCCTTCCGAATGTGGCAGTCGGGGAGCCTTCACATGACAGGACGGCGGGCAGAGTTCAGCCTGGTCCTGCCACACCCACGCCAAGGGCGACGCGGCCAGGCTCCCTTCCCAGGAACCGTTGA
- the mobC gene encoding plasmid mobilization relaxosome protein MobC, giving the protein MAEAAPRREGAPETGGARAADEAALRRVARRRARQDVQRKERVDVRYSVDEKQAILAEARRHNLAGAHLVGAIVMAHLNGDLALPEQRTATDDLIDEYAALREQVAIIGRNVNQIAKRLNSGDVAHPVDIAMLAEAGRLLSLVQETVTAVDAAAIVAATNRWAA; this is encoded by the coding sequence GTGGCGGAGGCAGCACCCCGGCGCGAGGGCGCACCGGAGACAGGGGGTGCGCGTGCCGCCGACGAGGCCGCGCTGCGCCGAGTCGCCCGCCGTCGCGCCCGCCAGGACGTGCAGCGCAAGGAGCGTGTCGACGTCCGCTACAGCGTCGACGAGAAGCAGGCGATCCTCGCCGAGGCCCGCCGCCACAACCTGGCCGGCGCGCATCTTGTCGGCGCCATCGTCATGGCCCACCTGAACGGCGACCTCGCCCTGCCCGAGCAGCGCACCGCCACCGATGACCTGATCGACGAGTACGCGGCCCTGCGCGAGCAGGTCGCCATTATCGGCCGGAACGTGAACCAGATCGCCAAGCGCCTCAACTCCGGTGACGTGGCACACCCGGTGGACATCGCCATGCTCGCCGAGGCCGGACGGCTCTTGTCCCTGGTCCAGGAGACGGTCACGGCGGTCGACGCCGCCGCCATCGTGGCCGCCACGAACCGTTGGGCGGCCTGA
- a CDS encoding ATP-binding protein — protein MTTTLTRDPHQVGRIADRLGAILTQRGIGPTATTHEPPAEPVTALELADARIPARYRRALTDHPHVTAWVDEIARAGRPGPAGAPGISEGASLLIAGPTGTGKTHQAYAAIRALLAAGVRLRWEAVTAADLYARLRPRSGFDSERELQALAKCPLLLLDDLGAAKTSEWTEELTYRLINHRYEHLRPTLITTNLPTAELRTALGDRVASRLAEMTERVILNGPDRRRHPAP, from the coding sequence GTGACCACCACCCTCACCCGGGACCCGCACCAGGTCGGCCGGATCGCCGACCGCCTCGGCGCCATCCTGACCCAGCGGGGCATCGGCCCCACCGCCACCACGCACGAGCCGCCGGCGGAGCCCGTCACCGCGCTCGAGCTGGCCGACGCCCGCATCCCCGCCCGCTACCGGCGCGCCCTGACCGACCACCCCCACGTCACCGCCTGGGTGGACGAGATCGCCCGCGCCGGCCGCCCCGGACCGGCAGGCGCACCAGGAATCTCAGAGGGCGCCTCCCTGCTGATCGCCGGCCCCACCGGCACCGGCAAGACCCACCAGGCGTACGCCGCCATCCGCGCACTCCTCGCCGCCGGGGTCCGCCTGCGCTGGGAAGCCGTCACCGCCGCCGACCTGTACGCCCGCCTGCGTCCACGCTCCGGCTTCGACAGCGAACGCGAGCTGCAAGCCCTGGCCAAGTGCCCGCTGCTGCTCCTGGACGACCTCGGAGCGGCCAAGACCAGCGAGTGGACCGAGGAGCTCACCTACCGGCTGATCAACCACCGGTACGAGCACCTTCGCCCCACCCTGATCACCACCAACCTCCCCACCGCCGAACTACGAACCGCCCTCGGAGACCGCGTCGCCTCCCGCCTCGCCGAGATGACCGAACGCGTCATCCTCAACGGCCCCGACCGCAGACGCCACCCCGCACCCTGA
- a CDS encoding helix-turn-helix domain-containing protein: MPPRPLEIGPAGRAAAHAIERTRTARGYSQRQLAVRVTALGRPMTFTALSRIERTVRRCDIDDLVAIATALGIAPQALLAGALTPPRVAGAGET; encoded by the coding sequence ATGCCGCCACGCCCCCTCGAAATCGGACCCGCCGGACGAGCCGCCGCCCACGCCATCGAACGCACCCGCACCGCCCGCGGTTACTCCCAGCGCCAGCTCGCCGTCCGCGTCACCGCCCTCGGCCGGCCCATGACGTTCACCGCGCTCTCCCGCATCGAACGCACGGTCAGGCGCTGCGACATCGACGACCTCGTCGCCATCGCCACGGCCCTCGGAATCGCCCCGCAGGCCCTTCTCGCCGGCGCCCTCACACCCCCAAGGGTGGCCGGGGCGGGCGAAACATAG
- a CDS encoding LacI family DNA-binding transcriptional regulator gives MGYAEKRATYWRARYKLADGKYGTVSDPTGAVVKFATKRDAKQAADAEEVAVRRGEWRDPSAGQETFGEYASRWYAVQDLAASTMQNYRRHIEEHLLPTFADKALAGILRSDVERWEKAEKAVYAASSVKTWRSTLHLILEDAIDEGLITSNPAARRRGRGKRAGRSRDRRPEKVITDPLGALLIAERAALLSGRDDEFVAVTLKTYTGMRWGEIVGLETEYARPGTVRVEWQLYELDSGELVRVPPKDDSYRTIDATDWLSALVADHIARTKPTPCPCHGKTYVFRGQGAARTSGHGGAKLVDVARRAGVSTGTVSNVLNHPERVREETRARVELAVAELGFVRNAAPSHEAAHWRRNGFATWLFQPAATGWYPKKAPQEPRPVPLLGDPWPGVPARGRGASHRADACWLPIAKGLTPHGLRHTHRTLMEDLGTEKVLMDERMGHLDGSISARYAHVTPGMRKRLMLGLTEQWEMALVARRAMCPRSPVRVLDRLLASA, from the coding sequence TTGGGGTACGCGGAGAAGCGCGCCACCTACTGGCGAGCCCGGTACAAGCTCGCCGACGGCAAGTACGGCACCGTCTCCGACCCGACGGGTGCCGTGGTCAAGTTCGCCACCAAGCGGGACGCCAAACAGGCGGCCGACGCCGAAGAGGTCGCCGTCCGCCGTGGCGAGTGGCGGGACCCGTCCGCCGGCCAGGAGACCTTCGGCGAGTACGCCAGCCGCTGGTACGCCGTCCAGGACCTCGCCGCGTCCACCATGCAGAACTACCGCCGCCACATCGAGGAGCACCTCCTCCCCACCTTCGCGGACAAGGCCCTCGCCGGGATCCTCCGCTCGGACGTGGAGCGTTGGGAGAAGGCGGAGAAGGCCGTGTACGCGGCCTCCAGCGTGAAGACCTGGCGCTCGACCCTGCACCTCATCCTCGAGGACGCGATCGACGAGGGCCTGATCACCTCCAACCCGGCCGCCCGACGGCGCGGACGCGGCAAGCGTGCCGGTCGCTCCCGCGACCGCCGCCCCGAGAAGGTCATCACCGACCCGCTCGGCGCCCTGCTGATAGCCGAGCGTGCGGCCCTGCTCTCCGGACGGGACGACGAGTTCGTGGCCGTCACCCTCAAGACGTACACCGGCATGCGGTGGGGCGAGATCGTCGGCCTGGAGACCGAGTACGCGCGCCCCGGCACCGTCCGCGTCGAATGGCAGCTGTACGAGCTCGACTCCGGCGAGCTGGTGCGCGTGCCGCCGAAGGACGACAGCTACCGCACCATCGACGCCACGGACTGGCTCTCCGCCCTGGTCGCCGACCACATCGCCCGTACGAAGCCGACCCCCTGCCCCTGCCACGGCAAGACCTACGTCTTCCGAGGCCAGGGTGCCGCCCGCACCAGCGGACACGGCGGCGCGAAGCTCGTCGACGTCGCCCGCCGTGCAGGCGTGTCCACCGGCACGGTCTCCAACGTGCTCAACCACCCTGAGCGCGTACGGGAGGAGACACGCGCCCGCGTCGAACTCGCCGTCGCCGAACTCGGCTTCGTACGCAACGCGGCCCCGTCCCACGAGGCCGCCCACTGGCGCCGCAACGGCTTCGCCACCTGGCTCTTCCAGCCTGCCGCCACCGGCTGGTACCCGAAGAAGGCGCCTCAGGAGCCACGCCCCGTCCCGCTCCTCGGCGACCCCTGGCCCGGCGTCCCCGCCCGTGGCCGTGGCGCGAGCCACCGGGCCGACGCCTGCTGGCTCCCGATCGCCAAGGGCCTCACCCCGCACGGCCTGCGCCACACCCACCGCACCCTCATGGAGGACCTCGGCACGGAGAAGGTCCTCATGGACGAGCGCATGGGCCACCTCGACGGCTCGATCTCGGCCCGCTACGCCCACGTGACCCCGGGCATGCGCAAGCGCCTCATGCTCGGTCTCACTGAGCAGTGGGAGATGGCCCTGGTCGCCCGCCGCGCGATGTGTCCTCGCTCGCCGGTACGCGTGCTGGACCGCCTCCTCGCATCCGCCTGA
- a CDS encoding DUF488 family protein, N3 subclade gives MAARLSANSSDHASRARALARRIRSLREERGWSVERLAKESGVGMSTLRRLESEGAIQPSFFTVGDIAEALNVPLEELFRQARPAPGLWSAGYEGRDIDSFVSSLLNCDIQVVADVRLTPISRKPGFSKTRLGQALAEAGIAYTHLRALGNPKENRAPFWDGRVSVGRARFRSVLRSDQAQTDLDRLAEHAAQSRVAVLCFEKDEERCHRKVVLDTVRKRAAVDVRPLA, from the coding sequence ATGGCCGCTCGACTCTCCGCGAACAGCTCCGACCACGCCTCCCGGGCCCGAGCGCTCGCACGGCGGATCCGGTCCTTGCGCGAAGAGCGCGGATGGTCGGTGGAGCGTCTCGCCAAAGAGTCCGGTGTCGGCATGAGTACCCTCCGGCGGCTGGAGAGCGAGGGAGCGATCCAGCCGAGTTTCTTCACGGTGGGCGACATCGCGGAAGCGCTGAACGTGCCGCTGGAGGAGCTCTTCCGGCAGGCGCGGCCAGCACCCGGGCTCTGGTCCGCGGGGTACGAGGGGCGCGACATCGATTCGTTCGTCTCCTCCCTGCTGAACTGCGACATCCAGGTGGTGGCCGATGTCCGGCTCACCCCGATCAGCCGTAAGCCGGGCTTCAGCAAGACCCGCCTGGGGCAGGCGCTCGCCGAGGCCGGCATCGCGTACACCCACCTGCGTGCGCTGGGAAACCCCAAGGAGAACCGGGCTCCGTTCTGGGACGGTCGCGTCAGCGTGGGCCGGGCCCGGTTCCGCAGCGTGCTGCGGTCGGACCAGGCGCAGACGGATCTCGATCGCCTGGCCGAGCACGCCGCGCAGTCCCGTGTCGCTGTGCTGTGCTTCGAGAAGGACGAGGAGCGCTGCCACCGCAAGGTCGTCCTGGACACGGTCCGCAAGCGGGCCGCGGTGGACGTGCGGCCGCTGGCCTGA
- a CDS encoding Pr6Pr family membrane protein, whose protein sequence is MLTPNAATTPAAPGSASASAVVAPVRRPFAAAFRGLIALAAATGVVIECVYGSVPVVLSFFTIWSNILVAIVFALSAHRAWTRRPPLPALWTGGVLLCISVVGLVFHFVLANGSSEFNQAAEIAALTGPKAVANQLLHTVTPIGTVLDWLLLTAPGALRPRHAAQWLAAPATYLTFALIRGALLSPDVPTRYTYPFIDVTAYGYGGVAVNALVLGIAFSALGLVIVGLDRVRPAVRGRENRISSPGAGGLK, encoded by the coding sequence ATGCTCACGCCCAACGCCGCGACCACGCCCGCCGCCCCCGGCTCCGCCTCCGCCTCCGCAGTCGTGGCCCCCGTCCGCCGGCCGTTCGCGGCGGCCTTTCGCGGGCTGATCGCGCTGGCGGCGGCGACGGGCGTGGTGATCGAGTGCGTGTACGGGAGCGTGCCGGTCGTCCTCAGCTTCTTCACGATCTGGTCGAACATCCTGGTCGCGATCGTCTTCGCACTCTCGGCCCACCGGGCCTGGACGCGACGGCCACCGCTGCCGGCGCTGTGGACGGGCGGTGTCCTGCTGTGCATCTCGGTGGTCGGCCTCGTCTTCCACTTCGTGCTGGCGAACGGATCGAGCGAGTTCAACCAGGCCGCGGAGATCGCCGCCCTCACGGGCCCGAAGGCGGTCGCCAACCAGCTCCTGCACACCGTGACCCCCATCGGCACGGTCCTGGACTGGCTCCTCCTCACCGCCCCCGGCGCCCTGCGCCCACGCCACGCGGCCCAGTGGCTCGCCGCCCCGGCCACGTACCTCACCTTCGCCCTGATCCGCGGCGCCCTCCTCTCCCCGGACGTCCCGACCCGGTACACGTACCCCTTCATCGACGTCACCGCGTACGGCTACGGGGGCGTCGCCGTGAACGCTCTGGTCCTGGGGATCGCCTTCTCCGCGCTGGGCCTGGTGATCGTCGGCCTGGACCGCGTCCGACCTGCGGTGAGGGGCCGCGAAAACCGGATTTCGTCTCCGGGCGCCGGTGGGCTAAAGTAA
- a CDS encoding metallophosphoesterase — MRARYGIPLKITAGLTATAAAGLVYAAGFEARSFRLRRVTIPVLPRGMRDLRVLQVSDVHMVCGQRKKRAWLQSLAGLRPDFVVNTGDNLSDTDAVPELLDALGPLMDFPGVYVFGSNDYYGPRLRNPARYLMEKAQGRHGLNGNAPVVGAVHNPWEGMRDAFDEAGWVNLTNTRGRLKLPGLELAFTGLDDPHIKRDRYEKVAGGPDQSADFSMGVVHAPYLRTLDAFTADGYGLILAGHTHGGQLCVPFYGALVTNCDLDTDRVKGLSTHTADGRTSFLHVSAGCGTNRFTPVRFACPPEATLLTLTARR; from the coding sequence ATGCGCGCACGGTACGGGATCCCCCTGAAGATCACGGCAGGTCTCACGGCGACGGCCGCGGCCGGACTCGTCTACGCGGCGGGCTTCGAGGCCCGCTCGTTCCGCCTGCGCCGGGTGACGATCCCGGTGCTCCCGCGCGGGATGCGGGATCTGCGGGTCCTTCAGGTCTCCGACGTCCACATGGTGTGCGGCCAGCGCAAGAAGCGGGCGTGGCTGCAGTCGCTGGCGGGGCTGCGTCCGGACTTCGTCGTCAACACGGGTGACAACCTGTCGGACACGGACGCCGTCCCGGAGCTCCTGGACGCGCTCGGCCCGCTGATGGACTTCCCCGGCGTGTACGTCTTCGGCTCCAACGACTACTACGGGCCGCGGCTGCGCAACCCCGCCCGCTACCTGATGGAGAAGGCCCAGGGCCGCCACGGCCTGAACGGCAACGCGCCGGTGGTCGGCGCCGTGCACAACCCGTGGGAGGGGATGCGGGACGCCTTCGACGAGGCGGGCTGGGTGAACCTGACCAACACCCGCGGCCGGCTGAAGCTGCCCGGCCTGGAGCTGGCCTTCACGGGGCTGGACGACCCGCACATCAAGCGGGACCGGTACGAGAAGGTGGCGGGCGGCCCGGACCAGTCGGCGGACTTCTCGATGGGCGTGGTCCACGCCCCGTATCTGCGGACGCTCGACGCGTTCACGGCGGACGGCTACGGGCTGATCCTGGCGGGCCACACCCACGGCGGCCAGCTGTGCGTCCCCTTCTACGGGGCCCTGGTGACCAACTGCGACCTGGACACGGACCGGGTCAAGGGCCTGTCCACGCACACCGCCGACGGCCGGACCTCATTCCTGCACGTCTCGGCGGGCTGCGGCACGAACCGCTTCACCCCGGTCCGCTTCGCCTGCCCGCCGGAGGCGACGCTCCTGACGCTGACCGCGCGCCGCTGA
- a CDS encoding GatB/YqeY domain-containing protein, producing the protein MTTLKAKLQDDLNAAIKERDELRSSTLRLTLAAITKEEVAGKTKRELSDDEVQKVIAKEAKKRREAADAFAQGGRAESAEREKAEGVILDAYLPKQLSDDELEQIVAAAVAEAKGAGAEGPRAMGAVMKIVNPKVAGQAEGGRVAAVVKKLLAG; encoded by the coding sequence ATGACCACGCTCAAGGCCAAGCTTCAGGACGACCTCAACGCCGCCATCAAGGAGCGCGACGAGCTCCGCTCCTCCACGCTGCGGCTCACCCTCGCCGCGATCACCAAGGAGGAGGTCGCGGGCAAGACCAAGCGCGAACTCTCCGACGACGAGGTGCAGAAGGTGATCGCCAAGGAGGCGAAGAAGCGCCGCGAGGCCGCGGACGCCTTCGCCCAGGGTGGTCGCGCCGAGTCGGCCGAGCGGGAGAAGGCCGAGGGCGTCATCCTCGACGCGTACCTGCCGAAGCAGTTGAGCGACGACGAGCTGGAACAGATCGTCGCGGCGGCCGTCGCCGAGGCCAAGGGCGCGGGCGCCGAGGGCCCGCGGGCCATGGGTGCCGTCATGAAGATCGTGAACCCGAAGGTCGCCGGCCAGGCCGAGGGCGGCCGTGTCGCCGCCGTCGTGAAGAAGCTCCTCGCGGGCTGA
- a CDS encoding transglycosylase domain-containing protein, with the protein MANKRSGGGLTGTQQAAKFLGVSVLSGAVLAGIALPAAGALGLAAKGTVEGFDEIPSNLKTPPLSQRTTILDSQGGHIATVYSRDRTVVPLEKISPYMQKAIVAIEDSRFYEHGAIDLKGVLRAINRNAQSGGVAQGASTLTQQYVKNVFVEEAGDDPEKVAQATQQTIGRKVRELKYAIQVEEELGKNKILENYLNITFFGQQAYGIEAASQRYFSKSAADLKLEEAAMMAGLVQSPSRYDPVNDLQEATKRRNVVLQRMADVKDISQAEADRAKAKPVKLKVKAPKNGCITAVDGAGFFCDYVRKTILSDPVFGKTVEERQKLWNLGGLTVRTTLDPRAQAAADEAAVAKVNKDDKVAASVVQVQPGSGKILSMGQSRPYGLDMKKHETTLNLAVGGKMGGTTYGFQVGSTFKPITAAAALEKGISPAQSFSTPWKINLPESSYTRCDGKQAGYANWEIGNELKSEAGTWDMTSALGKSINTYFAQLEQMAGLCETVTMAQKVGYERELGKKLQELPSITLGSQESTPLDMASVYATFANRGTYCTPIAIESIKTAGGERLKVPQTECSRAMSERTADTINQMLKGVVEDGTGTRAGLSDRDNAGKTGTTNDRKDAWFVGYTPNLSTAVWVGDDVGEKTPMYDMTIGGEYYDKVCGGCLPGPIWKIAMTGALNASETPSFAPISVPRGEKPEDKEKDRDKNRPGDNKPGDGDADGTNPFPGITIPPDLIGGNTRGQGNGGADGR; encoded by the coding sequence ATGGCAAACAAGCGCTCGGGCGGAGGTCTGACCGGGACCCAGCAGGCCGCCAAGTTCCTCGGTGTCAGCGTGCTCTCCGGAGCCGTGCTGGCAGGCATCGCCCTGCCCGCGGCAGGAGCGCTCGGACTGGCCGCCAAGGGCACGGTCGAGGGATTCGACGAAATCCCGTCCAATCTGAAGACGCCGCCGCTGAGTCAGCGCACCACCATCCTCGACTCGCAGGGCGGCCACATCGCCACCGTGTACTCGCGCGACCGGACGGTCGTGCCGCTGGAGAAGATCTCCCCGTACATGCAGAAGGCGATCGTCGCGATCGAGGACTCCCGCTTCTACGAGCACGGGGCGATCGACCTCAAGGGCGTGCTGCGCGCGATCAACCGCAACGCCCAGTCGGGCGGCGTGGCCCAGGGCGCGTCCACGCTCACCCAGCAGTACGTGAAGAACGTCTTCGTCGAGGAGGCCGGTGACGACCCCGAGAAGGTCGCCCAGGCCACCCAGCAGACCATCGGCCGCAAGGTGCGCGAACTGAAGTACGCGATCCAGGTCGAGGAGGAGCTGGGGAAGAACAAGATCCTCGAGAACTACCTCAACATCACCTTCTTCGGTCAGCAGGCGTACGGCATCGAGGCGGCGTCCCAGCGCTACTTCTCCAAGTCCGCCGCCGACCTGAAGCTGGAGGAGGCCGCGATGATGGCCGGCCTCGTCCAGTCGCCGAGCCGCTACGACCCGGTCAACGACCTCCAGGAGGCCACCAAGCGGCGCAACGTGGTGCTGCAGCGCATGGCCGATGTGAAGGACATCAGCCAGGCGGAGGCCGACCGGGCGAAGGCCAAGCCGGTCAAGCTGAAGGTGAAGGCCCCGAAGAACGGCTGCATCACCGCCGTCGACGGCGCCGGCTTCTTCTGCGACTACGTGCGCAAGACGATCCTCTCCGACCCGGTCTTCGGCAAGACGGTCGAGGAGCGGCAGAAGCTGTGGAACCTGGGCGGCCTGACCGTCCGGACGACGCTCGACCCGCGCGCTCAGGCGGCGGCCGACGAGGCCGCCGTCGCCAAGGTCAACAAGGACGACAAGGTCGCCGCGTCGGTGGTCCAGGTCCAGCCGGGCAGCGGCAAGATCCTCTCGATGGGCCAGTCCCGCCCGTACGGCCTGGACATGAAGAAGCACGAGACCACGCTCAACCTCGCCGTCGGCGGCAAGATGGGCGGCACGACGTACGGCTTCCAGGTCGGTTCGACGTTCAAGCCGATCACGGCCGCGGCGGCGCTGGAGAAGGGCATCAGCCCGGCCCAGTCGTTCTCCACGCCGTGGAAGATCAACCTTCCGGAGAGCTCGTACACGCGCTGCGACGGCAAGCAGGCGGGCTACGCCAACTGGGAGATCGGCAACGAGCTGAAGTCCGAGGCCGGCACCTGGGACATGACCAGTGCCCTCGGCAAGTCCATCAACACGTACTTCGCACAGCTGGAGCAGATGGCCGGCCTCTGCGAGACGGTCACGATGGCCCAGAAGGTCGGGTACGAGCGCGAGCTCGGCAAGAAGCTTCAGGAGCTCCCGTCCATCACCCTCGGCAGCCAGGAGTCGACCCCGCTCGACATGGCGTCGGTGTACGCCACGTTCGCCAACCGCGGCACGTACTGCACCCCGATCGCCATCGAGTCGATCAAGACGGCCGGCGGCGAGAGGCTGAAGGTGCCGCAGACCGAGTGCTCGCGGGCGATGAGCGAGCGGACGGCCGACACCATCAACCAGATGCTGAAGGGCGTCGTCGAGGACGGTACGGGTACGCGCGCGGGTCTGAGCGACCGTGACAACGCCGGTAAGACCGGTACGACGAACGATCGCAAGGACGCCTGGTTCGTGGGCTACACCCCGAACCTGTCGACGGCGGTCTGGGTCGGCGACGACGTCGGCGAGAAGACGCCGATGTACGACATGACCATCGGCGGCGAGTACTACGACAAGGTCTGCGGTGGCTGCCTGCCCGGACCGATCTGGAAGATCGCGATGACCGGGGCGCTGAACGCCTCCGAGACGCCGAGCTTCGCCCCCATCTCCGTACCGCGCGGCGAGAAGCCGGAGGACAAGGAGAAGGACCGGGACAAGAACCGTCCGGGCGACAACAAGCCGGGCGACGGGGACGCGGACGGCACCAACCCGTTCCCGGGGATCACGATCCCGCCGGACCTGATCGGCGGGAACACCCGCGGCCAGGGCAACGGCGGCGCGGACGGCCGCTAG
- a CDS encoding WhiB family transcriptional regulator translates to MGWVADWSAQAACRTTDPDELFVQGAAQNRAKAVCTGCPVRTECLADALDNRVEFGVWGGMTERERRALLRRRPTVTSWRRLLETARTEYERGAGLLPVAMEDDATYEAYAAVG, encoded by the coding sequence ATGGGCTGGGTAGCTGACTGGAGTGCGCAGGCGGCCTGCCGCACTACCGATCCGGATGAACTTTTCGTGCAGGGAGCGGCGCAGAACAGGGCGAAGGCGGTGTGCACCGGATGCCCGGTGCGGACCGAGTGCCTGGCCGACGCCCTGGACAACCGTGTGGAGTTCGGTGTGTGGGGCGGCATGACAGAGCGCGAGCGCCGCGCACTGCTGCGCCGGCGGCCGACCGTCACGTCGTGGCGGCGCCTGCTCGAGACCGCGCGCACGGAGTACGAGCGGGGTGCGGGCCTGCTGCCCGTGGCGATGGAGGACGACGCGACGTACGAGGCGTACGCGGCGGTGGGGTAA